One genomic window of Drosophila gunungcola strain Sukarami unplaced genomic scaffold, Dgunungcola_SK_2 000149F, whole genome shotgun sequence includes the following:
- the LOC128265736 gene encoding LOW QUALITY PROTEIN: survival of motor neuron-related-splicing factor 30-like (The sequence of the model RefSeq protein was modified relative to this genomic sequence to represent the inferred CDS: inserted 2 bases in 2 codons; deleted 2 bases in 1 codon), whose protein sequence is MYKKSPLPKIFRRRSKSTVEAALQTDPENDELLKLRCDLQEVITLTRDLIQTQLEEKHKSSYVEPSSTIKASSNYFDDIEAALLEAEKLVSAAKTWRIGDKCQAKWKEDRQYYDATIEDVTSKGEVKVIFDAYQNRSTTHVHELRERTTRNEVFPSNKRHRPNQKEYLKKPKQKKQQRFKNLEXERESEKNKWLNFSTKTQKKXGLKAKSIFASPDNVSGRVGVGTCGTAGKGMTDFTISEKYRKVFKL, encoded by the exons GTCGAAGCGGCTCTTCAAACAGATCCAGAAAATGATGAACTATTAAAACTCAGATGTGACCTTCAAGAAGTTATTACCCTTACTCGAGATCTGATACAAACCCAATTAGAAGAAAAGCATAAATCTTCATATGTGGAACCGTCTTCAACTATAAAAGCGTCATCCAACTATTTTGACGACATTGAAGCTGCACTTTTAGAGGCCGAAAAATTAGTCTCTGCTGCCAAAACTTGGAGGATTGGAGACAAGTGTCAAGCTAAATGGAAGGAGGATCGTCAGTACTACGACGCAACTATTGAAGACGTTACAAGTAAAGGGGAAGTCAAAGTAATTTTTGATGCCTATCAAAATCGATCCACTACACATGTCCACGAGCTAAGAGAACGAACTACACGCAACGAAGTGTTTCCTTCAAACAa GCGTCACAGGCCCaatcaaaaagaatatttaaaaaaaccaaagcaa aaaaaacagcagcgttttaaaaatttgg gAGAACGagaatcagaaaaaaataaatggcttaatttttccactaaAACTCAGAAAA CTGGACTGAAAGCGAAAAGTATATTTGCCTCTCCGGATAATGTAAGCGGCAGAGTTGGAGTCGGCACATGTGGAACAGCAGGAAAAGGCATGACTGATTTTACTATAAGCGAGAAATATAGAAAGGTCTTTAAGCTGTGA